Proteins from a genomic interval of Falco rusticolus isolate bFalRus1 chromosome 7, bFalRus1.pri, whole genome shotgun sequence:
- the EXD2 gene encoding exonuclease 3'-5' domain-containing protein 2 isoform X2: MPKQTAVTITLATLLGVAVGGLVLWKATQRRKGKACCSSQQEEAVVNSGDEKLIKAEDKEVLSLFRSPTFSWVERTLGADIVIVSEQEEWDCVEPLLKKELEKWPVLGMDCEWVSVEGKANPVSLLQMASSSGLCVLVRLPRLVASGQTIPRTLLDIMADSAVLKVGVGCWEDACKLLNDYGLPVKGSMDLRYLAMKQRKDLLHNCLSLKSLAEKVLNYPLDKSPRVRCSNWEAEQLTQDQVLYAARDAQVSLALFFHLLGFATLPAISDGENSVAAWEKALAKCRAFVDIPFRGRRIGSTGEEKSGEGRSPQKTKTRKSSVNGQPSGCQQVKDPRRQKRKPLGVGYSARKSPLYDNCFLHAPDGQPLCTCDRKKAQWYLDKGIGELVSTDPFVVKLRFEPSGRPESQVDYYLTVKENLCVVCGKRESYIRKNIVPHEYRRHFPIQMKDHNSHDVLLLCTSCHAISNYYDNHLKQQLAEEFGAPIGSEEGVRLLEDPLRRICNESYMPHGLKVVQCFAKGGLRSLMQLERRWRQHFLDSMQPKHLPEQWSVDHNHMKLIRKYGEDLQIELS, from the exons atgcccaaGCAAACTGCAGTGACGATTACTTTGGCGACCCTGCTGGGTGTTGCAGTAGGGGGCCTGGTTTTATGGAAAGCAACCCAGCGTCGGAAAGGAAAAGCATGCTGTAGTAGTCAGCAAGAGGAAGCAGTTGTAAACTCGGGAGATGAGAAACTGATTAAGGCAGAGGATAAGGAGGTGCTTTCCTTATTCAGATCTCCCACTTTCTCCTGGGTAGAGAGGACCCTTGGTGCAGACATAGTGATAGTTTCAGAGCAGGAGGAGTGGGATTGTGTTGAACCTTTGCTGaagaaggagctggagaagtGGCCAGTGCTCGGAATGGATTGTGAATGG gTGTCTGTGGAGGGAAAAGCAAATCCTGTATCCCTCCTGCAGATGGCTTCCTCCAGTGGCCTCTGCGTTCTTGTTCGGTTGCCCAGACTGGTTGCCAGTGGACAGACTATCCCGAGGACCCTGTTGGACATCATGGCAGATAGTGCTGTGTTGAAAGTTGGGGTAGGATGCTGGGAAGATGCTTGCAAGTTACTTAATGATTATGGTCTTCCAGTCAAAGGGAGCATGGATCTCCGGTATTTAGCCATGAAACAGCG GAAGGATCTACTTCACAACTGCCTTAGCCTTAAGTCTTTAGCTGAAAAAGTCCTGAACTATCCGCTTGACAAGTCTCCTCGTGTACGTTGCAGCAACTGGGAGGCAGAACAACTAACACAAGATCAG gTTCTCTATGCTGCTAGGGATGCCCAAGTCTCACTGgctctgtttttccatttgctggGATTTGCCACCCTCCCTGCTATATCTGATGGTGAAAACTCTGTTGCTGCTTGGGAAAAAGCACTGGCTAAATGCCGGGCCTTTGTGGATATCCCATTTAGAGGAAGAAGGATTGGTAGcacaggagaggagaagagtGGAGAGGGACGCTCtcctcagaaaacaaagactCGGAAATCATCGGTGAATGGCCAGCCCTCTGGCTGTCAGCAAGTGAAAGATCCTCGGAGGCAAAAGAGAAAGCCTCTGGGTGTGGGATATTCTGCACG AAAGTCTCCACTGTATGACAACTGCTTCCTGCATGCACCAGATGGACAGCCCCTGTGCACTTGTGATCGCAAGAAGGCTCAGTGGtatctggacaaggggattggAG AGCTAGTTAGCACAGACCCATTTGTGGTGAAACTGCGGTTTGAGCCTTCAGGACGTCCTGAGTCTCAAGTTGATTATTATCTGACAGTCAAAGAGAACCTGTGTGTTGTATGTGGCAAGCGAGAATCCTATATCCG GAAGAACATTGTTCCTCACGAATACCGAAGACACTTCCCCATCCAGATGAAGGACCACAATTCCCATGAtgtgctcctgctctgcacaTCCTGCCATGCCATCTCCAATTACTATGACAACCATctcaagcagcagctggctgaggagTTTGGTGCCCCCATCGGCTCGGAAGAAGGCGTGCGTTTGCTGGAGGACCCTCTGCGCAG GATCTGCAATGAGAGCTACATGCCACATGGACTGAAGGTGGTGCAGTGTTTTGCTAAAGGAGGCCTGCGCTCCCTCATGCAGTTGGAGAGACGCTGGCGGCAGCATTTCTTGGACAGCATGCAGCCCAAGCACCTCCCAGAGCAATGGTCAGTGGACCATAACCACATGAAGCTGATCCGAAAGTATGGGGAGGATCTTCAGATTGAGCTGTCGTGA
- the EXD2 gene encoding exonuclease 3'-5' domain-containing protein 2 isoform X1: MPKQTAVTITLATLLGVAVGGLVLWKATQRRKGKACCSSQQEEAVVNSGDEKLIKAEDKEVLSLFRSPTFSWVERTLGADIVIVSEQEEWDCVEPLLKKELEKWPVLGMDCEWVSVEGKANPVSLLQMASSSGLCVLVRLPRLVASGQTIPRTLLDIMADSAVLKVGVGCWEDACKLLNDYGLPVKGSMDLRYLAMKQRKDLLHNCLSLKSLAEKVLNYPLDKSPRVRCSNWEAEQLTQDQVLYAARDAQVSLALFFHLLGFATLPAISDGENSVAAWEKALAKCRAFVDIPFRGRRIGSTGEEKSGEGRSPQKTKTRKSSVNGQPSGCQQVKDPRRQKRKPLGVGYSARKSPLYDNCFLHAPDGQPLCTCDRKKAQWYLDKGIGELVSTDPFVVKLRFEPSGRPESQVDYYLTVKENLCVVCGKRESYIRKNIVPHEYRRHFPIQMKDHNSHDVLLLCTSCHAISNYYDNHLKQQLAEEFGAPIGSEEGVRLLEDPLRRQVRSGARALLNADSLPNPRRAELLQSIKDFFNTETVTPEMLQEAAGLETRICNESYMPHGLKVVQCFAKGGLRSLMQLERRWRQHFLDSMQPKHLPEQWSVDHNHMKLIRKYGEDLQIELS; this comes from the exons atgcccaaGCAAACTGCAGTGACGATTACTTTGGCGACCCTGCTGGGTGTTGCAGTAGGGGGCCTGGTTTTATGGAAAGCAACCCAGCGTCGGAAAGGAAAAGCATGCTGTAGTAGTCAGCAAGAGGAAGCAGTTGTAAACTCGGGAGATGAGAAACTGATTAAGGCAGAGGATAAGGAGGTGCTTTCCTTATTCAGATCTCCCACTTTCTCCTGGGTAGAGAGGACCCTTGGTGCAGACATAGTGATAGTTTCAGAGCAGGAGGAGTGGGATTGTGTTGAACCTTTGCTGaagaaggagctggagaagtGGCCAGTGCTCGGAATGGATTGTGAATGG gTGTCTGTGGAGGGAAAAGCAAATCCTGTATCCCTCCTGCAGATGGCTTCCTCCAGTGGCCTCTGCGTTCTTGTTCGGTTGCCCAGACTGGTTGCCAGTGGACAGACTATCCCGAGGACCCTGTTGGACATCATGGCAGATAGTGCTGTGTTGAAAGTTGGGGTAGGATGCTGGGAAGATGCTTGCAAGTTACTTAATGATTATGGTCTTCCAGTCAAAGGGAGCATGGATCTCCGGTATTTAGCCATGAAACAGCG GAAGGATCTACTTCACAACTGCCTTAGCCTTAAGTCTTTAGCTGAAAAAGTCCTGAACTATCCGCTTGACAAGTCTCCTCGTGTACGTTGCAGCAACTGGGAGGCAGAACAACTAACACAAGATCAG gTTCTCTATGCTGCTAGGGATGCCCAAGTCTCACTGgctctgtttttccatttgctggGATTTGCCACCCTCCCTGCTATATCTGATGGTGAAAACTCTGTTGCTGCTTGGGAAAAAGCACTGGCTAAATGCCGGGCCTTTGTGGATATCCCATTTAGAGGAAGAAGGATTGGTAGcacaggagaggagaagagtGGAGAGGGACGCTCtcctcagaaaacaaagactCGGAAATCATCGGTGAATGGCCAGCCCTCTGGCTGTCAGCAAGTGAAAGATCCTCGGAGGCAAAAGAGAAAGCCTCTGGGTGTGGGATATTCTGCACG AAAGTCTCCACTGTATGACAACTGCTTCCTGCATGCACCAGATGGACAGCCCCTGTGCACTTGTGATCGCAAGAAGGCTCAGTGGtatctggacaaggggattggAG AGCTAGTTAGCACAGACCCATTTGTGGTGAAACTGCGGTTTGAGCCTTCAGGACGTCCTGAGTCTCAAGTTGATTATTATCTGACAGTCAAAGAGAACCTGTGTGTTGTATGTGGCAAGCGAGAATCCTATATCCG GAAGAACATTGTTCCTCACGAATACCGAAGACACTTCCCCATCCAGATGAAGGACCACAATTCCCATGAtgtgctcctgctctgcacaTCCTGCCATGCCATCTCCAATTACTATGACAACCATctcaagcagcagctggctgaggagTTTGGTGCCCCCATCGGCTCGGAAGAAGGCGTGCGTTTGCTGGAGGACCCTCTGCGCAGGCAAGTGCGCTCGGGGGCCCGAGCACTGCTGAATGCAGACAGCCTGCCTAACCCTCGAAGGGCAGAGCTTCTGCAAAGCATCAAGGACTTCTTTAACACAGAGACAGTCACCCCCGAGATGCTCCAGGAAGCAGCTGGTCTGGAAACCAG GATCTGCAATGAGAGCTACATGCCACATGGACTGAAGGTGGTGCAGTGTTTTGCTAAAGGAGGCCTGCGCTCCCTCATGCAGTTGGAGAGACGCTGGCGGCAGCATTTCTTGGACAGCATGCAGCCCAAGCACCTCCCAGAGCAATGGTCAGTGGACCATAACCACATGAAGCTGATCCGAAAGTATGGGGAGGATCTTCAGATTGAGCTGTCGTGA